The proteins below are encoded in one region of Paenibacillus albus:
- a CDS encoding ABC transporter substrate-binding protein produces the protein MKMKLSGAITKLCLVLLCFGIIAACSSNNNANTSNADKTNNTAADTTADTNNAAADTTNNAADTTTEPAKEELPEVKLTFYYPSNPAGPDQQLVNDEINKYLKEKINATVDLKPLSFDEYDPKMNTIMASGEEFDIAWASRSWLLSYQANIDKGAFLELTDDMINKYAKEARANVPDKFWPDMKANDGKVYGFPVYQVAAKTKSLVIQKRYADKYNLDLSTIHTYKDIEPFLKQIKDNEPNVVPFGLGQNQWGFYTDPNWVGTDGLAVSYKRDDPNYTILNAAETIDAKKEYYNTLHKWYEAGYINDDAPILKNFGDLRKKGTVAVTIEYTTKPGGELDEMNNNGGNEVVYAPISDTYFTGISSAMQVISKTSKNPERALMFMNLLNTDKYLYNLICYGIEGKHYTKKDENYIEPIKDSGYAPNVDWVFGDQFNAYLKAPQTADVWQKTIDLNNNAMVAASYGFSINQDPIKSELANTAAVNNEYGPALETGAVDPSEIIPKYLEKLKAAGQDKIDQEIQKQWDEFLKKQGLK, from the coding sequence AATGAAATTATCCGGGGCTATTACCAAACTATGTCTTGTCCTGTTATGTTTCGGCATCATCGCAGCCTGCTCCAGCAACAACAATGCGAACACAAGCAATGCTGATAAGACCAATAACACTGCAGCTGATACGACGGCTGATACGAACAATGCTGCGGCTGATACGACGAATAACGCGGCAGATACGACCACGGAGCCGGCTAAGGAAGAGCTTCCTGAAGTGAAGCTGACGTTCTACTATCCGAGCAACCCTGCTGGCCCGGATCAACAGCTGGTAAATGACGAAATCAATAAGTATTTGAAAGAGAAAATCAACGCAACCGTAGATTTGAAACCGCTCTCCTTTGACGAATACGATCCGAAGATGAACACGATCATGGCTTCCGGCGAAGAATTCGATATCGCATGGGCTTCGAGATCCTGGCTGCTCAGCTACCAAGCGAATATTGATAAAGGCGCGTTCCTGGAGCTGACAGACGATATGATTAACAAATATGCTAAGGAAGCTCGCGCCAACGTTCCTGATAAGTTCTGGCCGGATATGAAAGCGAACGATGGCAAGGTGTACGGCTTCCCTGTGTATCAAGTAGCTGCGAAGACGAAGAGCTTGGTCATCCAGAAGCGTTATGCCGACAAATATAACCTCGATCTCAGCACCATCCATACGTATAAGGATATCGAGCCGTTCCTGAAACAAATTAAAGACAATGAGCCAAACGTTGTTCCGTTCGGACTTGGTCAGAACCAATGGGGCTTCTACACCGATCCGAATTGGGTCGGCACTGACGGGCTTGCCGTTTCCTACAAGAGAGATGATCCGAACTATACGATCTTAAACGCTGCAGAGACGATTGACGCGAAGAAGGAATACTACAATACGCTGCACAAATGGTACGAAGCGGGCTACATCAATGATGATGCTCCGATCTTGAAAAACTTCGGCGATCTGAGGAAAAAGGGTACGGTTGCCGTAACCATTGAATACACGACGAAGCCTGGCGGCGAGCTTGATGAAATGAACAACAACGGCGGCAATGAAGTCGTGTACGCGCCAATCTCCGATACGTATTTCACAGGGATTTCAAGCGCGATGCAGGTCATTAGCAAAACATCAAAAAATCCGGAACGCGCGCTCATGTTCATGAACCTGCTGAATACGGATAAGTATCTGTACAACCTGATTTGCTACGGAATTGAAGGCAAGCACTATACGAAGAAAGACGAGAACTACATCGAACCGATCAAGGATTCGGGCTATGCACCGAACGTAGACTGGGTATTCGGCGATCAGTTCAACGCTTATCTGAAAGCACCGCAAACAGCCGATGTATGGCAGAAGACGATCGATCTGAACAACAACGCGATGGTAGCGGCGTCGTACGGCTTCTCGATCAACCAAGATCCGATCAAGTCGGAGCTTGCGAATACGGCAGCGGTAAACAATGAGTACGGTCCGGCACTTGAGACGGGCGCAGTTGATCCGAGCGAAATTATTCCGAAATATCTCGAGAAGCTGAAGGCGGCCGGTCAAGATAAAATCGACCAAGAGATTCAGAAGCAGTGGGATGAGTTCCTGAAGAAGCAAGGGCTGAAGTAA
- a CDS encoding NosD domain-containing protein produces the protein MEFYVSVVSGDDNGGGASEGEAVRTIGRAQELVRTELAARYEKDITVWVGGGVYELAVPLRFDSRDGGASGISVTYRSMPGEEVCIAGGKVQGGACWELYRDGIYRTRLEQPAADGGSSSSTRAIHTLYENGERAVKACWPKAGYNAAAGKAERDDRRGFRFADGDLPDFVPESGMQVHIWPGEGEWNWFTETKTIEKIDWNTKEISFAEPAPWGIDRGSRYRVQGALQLLTEPGEFYCDEAEGMLYYYPRQLPIAEQMIVVPTVRRVIELCGESADNPVTDICFEGLTIAYSDSAQQYRMPNSNCEHEEGRDGLIYLENAAGISVRGCRLLQSGFSGVVMNGYCQRITVADNLIEHLGYNGVHVMGFAPGEGDFATAAEADVSKCNVITNNLIRYGGELIGHGSGIQLYQSGSNEVSHNEIHGMPRYGISLKGLRYGTMEESYYGTKVTSENHYDFAHTRDNVITCNNVWDVMKDSQDGGMIESWGAGIGNRITYNRFHHSGIYFSYGFCIYLDDASDHYLVSHNVVHDLFSSGSGTLWFVIFAKGIGNRVENNLLVRNGARAAFGTQEMAGEENREISFVRNIAYESGEQLYHFVNFDSSRLREADYNLYFNGESLPTVTGIYGDDKRGHRPIAWEEWRKQVDGRYDAHTLHADPGIVFSGERDGELRIELRPESPAFGLGWESIDMSRMGLTKDFPFPRQWD, from the coding sequence GTGGAGTTCTATGTGTCGGTCGTGAGTGGGGATGACAATGGCGGCGGTGCTTCCGAAGGCGAAGCGGTGCGTACGATTGGGCGGGCTCAAGAGCTGGTGCGTACGGAGCTGGCTGCTCGGTATGAGAAGGACATCACCGTGTGGGTTGGCGGCGGTGTTTATGAGCTTGCTGTGCCGTTAAGGTTCGATTCGCGCGATGGAGGAGCTTCCGGTATTTCGGTGACGTATCGCAGCATGCCGGGAGAAGAGGTGTGCATCGCTGGCGGCAAGGTGCAAGGCGGTGCTTGTTGGGAGCTCTATCGCGATGGGATTTATCGTACTCGGTTGGAGCAGCCCGCAGCGGATGGAGGCTCGTCGTCGTCGACAAGGGCGATTCATACGCTCTATGAGAACGGTGAGCGAGCGGTGAAGGCGTGCTGGCCGAAGGCGGGCTATAACGCGGCAGCTGGGAAAGCGGAGCGAGATGACAGGCGCGGCTTCCGGTTCGCGGACGGCGACTTGCCGGACTTTGTGCCGGAATCAGGGATGCAGGTGCATATCTGGCCGGGAGAGGGCGAATGGAACTGGTTCACGGAGACGAAGACGATTGAGAAGATCGATTGGAACACGAAGGAGATCTCGTTCGCGGAGCCTGCTCCATGGGGAATCGACCGTGGTTCCCGTTACAGGGTTCAAGGGGCGCTGCAGCTGCTCACTGAGCCCGGCGAGTTCTACTGCGATGAAGCGGAGGGCATGCTCTATTACTATCCAAGGCAGCTGCCAATTGCAGAGCAGATGATCGTTGTGCCGACGGTTCGGAGGGTGATTGAGCTGTGCGGGGAATCTGCGGATAATCCGGTCACGGACATCTGCTTCGAAGGACTGACGATTGCCTACTCGGACAGTGCGCAGCAGTATCGCATGCCTAACTCCAATTGTGAGCATGAGGAGGGCCGGGATGGGCTGATTTATTTGGAGAATGCAGCGGGGATTTCGGTGCGCGGCTGCCGGCTGCTGCAAAGCGGCTTCAGCGGCGTCGTGATGAACGGGTATTGCCAGCGGATTACGGTCGCGGATAATCTCATTGAACATCTGGGCTATAACGGCGTCCATGTGATGGGCTTCGCTCCCGGAGAAGGAGATTTTGCAACTGCAGCAGAGGCGGATGTGAGCAAGTGCAATGTGATCACGAACAATTTGATCCGCTATGGCGGCGAGTTAATCGGTCACGGAAGCGGTATCCAGCTCTATCAGAGCGGATCAAACGAAGTGTCGCATAATGAAATTCACGGGATGCCACGCTATGGCATTTCCCTCAAAGGGCTGCGCTACGGCACGATGGAAGAGTCCTATTACGGAACGAAGGTAACCTCAGAGAATCATTATGATTTCGCCCATACGAGGGATAACGTCATTACGTGCAATAATGTATGGGATGTCATGAAGGATAGTCAAGACGGGGGCATGATTGAATCGTGGGGAGCGGGCATCGGCAACCGGATAACCTATAACCGGTTCCACCACAGCGGGATATATTTCTCCTACGGCTTCTGTATTTATCTGGACGATGCTTCGGATCATTATCTTGTCTCGCATAACGTTGTTCACGACCTGTTTAGCAGCGGGAGCGGGACGCTCTGGTTCGTGATCTTCGCCAAAGGGATCGGCAATCGGGTCGAGAACAATCTTCTCGTTCGCAACGGCGCGCGTGCAGCGTTCGGCACGCAGGAGATGGCAGGAGAGGAGAATCGGGAGATTTCGTTCGTTCGCAATATCGCGTATGAGTCCGGCGAGCAGCTGTACCACTTCGTTAACTTTGATAGCAGCAGGCTGCGGGAAGCGGATTACAATTTGTACTTCAATGGCGAGAGCTTGCCGACAGTGACGGGTATTTATGGTGATGATAAAAGAGGGCATCGGCCGATAGCGTGGGAGGAGTGGCGGAAGCAAGTGGATGGCCGCTATGATGCGCATACGCTGCATGCGGATCCGGGGATTGTGTTTAGTGGAGAGCGCGACGGGGAGCTTCGGATTGAGCTGCGGCCGGAGTCGCCGGCTTTCGGTCTTGGCTGGGAGTCGATCGATATGAGCCGGATGGGGCTGACAAAGGATTTTCCATTTCCTCGGCAGTGGGATTAA
- a CDS encoding FMN-dependent NADH-azoreductase, whose product MSNVLFVKANDRPYEQSISVQMYESFMNAYKAANPTDSITELDLFKEDVPYYGNDAITGLYKASQQLPLNDAEERMVNVIDKYMDQFLAADKIVIAFPLWNLTAPAPLITYMSYLTQSGKTFKYTAEGPIGLTSGKKIMLLSARGGDYASEGKQYIESGIKPVKAILGGLLGIPIEEVVIEGHQEFSDRAADIISSGLVHTQKAAAGF is encoded by the coding sequence ATGTCAAACGTACTATTCGTTAAAGCAAATGATCGGCCCTATGAACAATCCATCAGCGTTCAAATGTATGAATCGTTTATGAATGCTTATAAAGCTGCTAATCCGACTGATTCCATAACTGAACTCGATTTATTTAAAGAAGACGTTCCTTACTACGGCAATGATGCCATTACCGGTTTATATAAGGCTTCGCAGCAGCTTCCCCTGAACGATGCCGAAGAACGCATGGTAAATGTCATTGATAAATATATGGATCAATTCCTCGCTGCCGACAAAATCGTTATTGCCTTCCCACTGTGGAACCTGACTGCGCCGGCACCGCTCATTACGTATATGTCCTACCTGACTCAATCAGGCAAAACGTTCAAATATACAGCAGAGGGTCCGATTGGTTTAACGTCGGGCAAGAAAATCATGCTGCTGAGCGCGCGCGGCGGCGATTACGCTTCCGAAGGCAAACAGTACATCGAATCGGGCATCAAGCCGGTGAAAGCGATATTGGGCGGACTTCTTGGTATTCCGATCGAAGAAGTCGTTATTGAAGGACATCAAGAATTTTCGGACCGCGCAGCGGATATCATCTCTTCCGGTCTTGTTCATACGCAGAAAGCAGCCGCAGGCTTCTAA
- a CDS encoding TetR/AcrR family transcriptional regulator has translation MTDQAETKTDPRVLRTRRLIMDAFSKIIHRKDFKDVTVKDITTEATINRATFYYHFLDKYELLEKVLQEDMMGHVIARIKEPLQLNEDTIKTVFVAIT, from the coding sequence ATGACAGATCAAGCAGAAACAAAGACCGATCCTCGCGTTCTGCGGACGCGCCGATTGATTATGGATGCGTTCAGCAAAATTATCCATCGCAAAGATTTCAAGGACGTTACCGTCAAAGATATTACGACCGAAGCGACGATTAATCGGGCGACGTTCTACTATCACTTCCTGGATAAGTATGAATTGCTCGAAAAGGTGCTGCAAGAGGATATGATGGGGCACGTAATCGCACGCATCAAAGAACCGCTGCAATTAAACGAGGACACGATCAAGACGGTCTTCGTGGCGATTACGTAA
- the sdaAA gene encoding L-serine ammonia-lyase, iron-sulfur-dependent, subunit alpha: protein MNFRTLAELGVLCSERGLSIGKLMLEEQSAESGRSQQDEFSKMAAYYEVMKEAVQRGLHENTTSRSGLTGLDAQRVVAHRQQQEACLGEHASNAMAYALAVSEVNASMGRIIATPTAGSCGIIPGVFVSSQERFGWDDEHLVHGLFAAGAIGYVIANNSFVSGAEGGCQAEVGSAIGMAAGALVELRGGTPAQAIHAVGLALKNTLGLICDPVGGLVEIPCIVRNGFGAVSALAAADMALAGVRSVIPSDEVIQVMLEVGSAMPEIHRETAGGGLATTPTGRQIMQELREN, encoded by the coding sequence ATGAACTTTCGAACGCTGGCAGAGCTTGGCGTGCTCTGTTCGGAGCGCGGCTTATCCATTGGAAAGCTGATGCTGGAAGAGCAAAGCGCCGAGTCCGGCAGATCGCAGCAGGACGAATTCAGCAAAATGGCAGCCTACTACGAAGTCATGAAAGAAGCGGTCCAGCGCGGCTTACACGAGAATACGACCTCGCGAAGCGGGCTGACCGGCCTTGATGCGCAGCGCGTCGTCGCCCATCGTCAGCAGCAGGAGGCGTGCCTTGGCGAGCATGCCAGCAATGCGATGGCGTATGCGCTCGCCGTCTCGGAGGTCAACGCCTCGATGGGCCGCATCATTGCGACGCCGACCGCAGGCTCCTGCGGCATCATCCCGGGCGTGTTCGTCAGCAGCCAGGAGCGCTTCGGCTGGGATGACGAGCATCTCGTACACGGCTTGTTCGCGGCAGGCGCCATCGGCTACGTCATCGCGAACAATTCGTTCGTCTCTGGCGCAGAGGGCGGCTGCCAAGCCGAAGTCGGCTCCGCGATCGGCATGGCGGCAGGCGCGCTCGTGGAGCTGCGCGGCGGCACTCCTGCCCAGGCGATTCACGCGGTCGGACTCGCGCTCAAGAACACGCTTGGCCTCATCTGCGACCCCGTCGGCGGCCTCGTCGAGATCCCTTGCATCGTGCGCAACGGCTTCGGCGCCGTGTCCGCGCTTGCCGCCGCGGACATGGCGCTCGCCGGCGTCCGCAGCGTCATCCCCTCGGACGAAGTCATTCAAGTGATGCTCGAGGTCGGCTCAGCAATGCCGGAGATCCACCGCGAGACGGCAGGCGGCGGCCTTGCGACAACGCCGACAGGCCGCCAAATTATGCAGGAGCTTCGGGAGAATTAG
- the sdaAB gene encoding L-serine ammonia-lyase, iron-sulfur-dependent subunit beta: MRFKDVFSIIGPSMVGPSSSHTAGAVRIGLVAHQLFGAIPERAEILFYGSFAATYQGHGTDIAIVSGLLGFATDDRRIPDALAVAEESGMEVIFGHGKGLFSHPNTVKLVLETTVPEPRKLLLIGTSIGGGNIEIVDVDEFTVKISGNYPTLIILHEDKPGVIADVTSLLDSEGINIGHMSVDRKGRSGEALTVLELDSLLPGSLITALGSIDHVQRITTIDLNSV; this comes from the coding sequence TTGCGGTTTAAAGATGTGTTCTCCATTATCGGGCCTTCGATGGTTGGGCCGTCCAGCTCGCACACGGCGGGAGCCGTACGCATCGGTCTTGTCGCGCATCAGCTGTTTGGCGCCATTCCGGAGCGGGCCGAAATTCTGTTCTACGGCTCCTTCGCAGCGACCTATCAAGGGCATGGCACCGATATTGCCATTGTGAGCGGGCTGCTCGGATTCGCAACGGATGATCGACGAATCCCGGATGCTCTAGCCGTTGCCGAAGAAAGCGGTATGGAAGTCATCTTCGGGCATGGCAAAGGGCTGTTCTCGCACCCGAATACGGTGAAGCTTGTGCTCGAAACGACTGTGCCTGAACCTAGGAAGTTATTGCTGATTGGCACCTCTATCGGGGGCGGCAACATCGAGATCGTTGACGTGGACGAATTTACGGTGAAGATAAGCGGCAATTATCCGACGCTTATCATTCTCCATGAGGACAAACCCGGCGTCATCGCAGATGTCACTTCGCTGCTGGATTCCGAAGGCATTAACATCGGCCATATGTCGGTGGACCGCAAGGGCAGAAGCGGTGAAGCGTTGACCGTGCTGGAGCTGGACAGCCTGTTGCCCGGCTCGCTCATCACCGCGCTCGGCAGCATCGATCATGTGCAGCGGATTACTACGATTGATCTTAATTCTGTCTAA
- a CDS encoding AraC family transcriptional regulator has protein sequence MEPLLSEIMSCSYSYHTQPFQITNHGSLRAYLFRLQTEGTCEALVDGRMQRIEAGDLLLFRPGDAYHLNVIAPHGDAENGISQANSSSSVKSGDYYVICRGSWLDEWWSRMERPRKVKVVPDERWLSIWQALILEKRRFEAEDTELADYLLRALCLGLDRAITTQSALQGKSFIATRMKNFIDEHAADSFSVSEIANHVGLSVSRTVHLFKECYGMTIIQYTQNVRLSMAMERIKYSTMTLEQIAETCGFGSYSYFYRVFKQKYGVSPAVYRIQ, from the coding sequence GTGGAACCGTTGTTATCCGAAATTATGAGCTGCAGCTACTCGTACCATACTCAGCCCTTCCAAATTACGAACCACGGGAGCTTGCGCGCCTATCTCTTCCGCTTGCAAACCGAAGGCACGTGCGAGGCGCTCGTGGACGGACGAATGCAGCGAATCGAGGCCGGCGACCTTCTGCTCTTTAGGCCTGGCGATGCCTATCATCTGAATGTCATTGCACCGCATGGCGACGCGGAGAACGGGATTTCCCAAGCAAACAGCAGCTCTAGCGTCAAAAGCGGAGACTACTACGTAATCTGCCGCGGCAGCTGGCTCGATGAGTGGTGGAGCCGCATGGAGCGCCCCCGCAAAGTGAAGGTCGTTCCCGACGAGCGCTGGCTGTCGATTTGGCAAGCCCTCATTCTAGAGAAGCGGCGCTTCGAAGCCGAGGATACGGAGCTCGCCGATTACTTGCTCCGCGCGCTCTGCCTCGGGCTAGACCGGGCCATCACGACGCAATCCGCCTTGCAAGGTAAGTCGTTCATCGCGACCCGCATGAAGAACTTTATCGACGAGCATGCCGCCGATTCGTTCAGCGTCTCTGAAATTGCGAATCATGTCGGCCTAAGCGTCTCGCGCACGGTCCACTTGTTCAAGGAATGCTATGGCATGACCATCATACAGTATACCCAAAATGTCCGCTTATCCATGGCGATGGAGCGGATCAAATACAGCACAATGACACTCGAGCAAATCGCAGAAACATGCGGCTTCGGCAGCTATTCATACTTTTACCGCGTCTTCAAGCAGAAGTATGGCGTGTCCCCGGCTGTCTACCGTATCCAGTAA
- a CDS encoding sugar phosphate isomerase/epimerase family protein, with product MKIGLQLFTLRDELAQDFKGTLRQVAAMGYEGVEFAGYGDIPAEELKALLDELGMEGFGSHIGLQQLEANIEGEIAYLKTIGARYAILPWVSPEMVAGGEAFWRDLITKLEQFGKKFHEAGLEFCYHNHDFEFALQIDGEFVFDAMYTKVAADLLKVEMDIGWVQYSNQDPIAYIAKYAGRLPLLHLKDFRKGNPGEQIDTVELGNGDLALNDIIAAADKASVEWIVVEQDRCANPPLESVQTSINWLRENGHKA from the coding sequence GTGAAAATCGGTTTGCAATTATTCACACTGCGTGACGAGTTGGCTCAAGACTTCAAAGGCACGCTTCGTCAAGTAGCAGCTATGGGCTATGAGGGCGTTGAGTTTGCTGGATACGGCGACATTCCTGCTGAGGAATTGAAAGCATTGTTGGACGAGCTTGGCATGGAAGGCTTCGGAAGCCACATCGGCTTGCAGCAGCTTGAAGCGAATATTGAAGGCGAAATCGCGTACTTGAAAACAATCGGCGCACGTTATGCGATCCTTCCTTGGGTTTCCCCTGAGATGGTAGCCGGCGGCGAAGCATTCTGGCGTGATCTGATTACGAAGCTGGAGCAATTCGGCAAGAAATTCCATGAAGCAGGCCTCGAATTCTGCTATCACAACCATGATTTCGAATTCGCGCTTCAAATCGACGGCGAGTTCGTATTTGATGCGATGTACACGAAGGTTGCAGCTGACCTTTTGAAAGTGGAAATGGATATCGGCTGGGTGCAATACTCGAACCAAGATCCAATCGCTTATATCGCGAAATATGCTGGCCGTTTGCCGCTTCTTCACTTGAAAGACTTCCGCAAAGGCAACCCAGGCGAGCAAATCGACACTGTCGAGCTTGGCAATGGCGACCTTGCGCTGAACGATATTATCGCAGCAGCAGATAAAGCAAGCGTGGAATGGATCGTTGTCGAGCAAGACAGATGTGCGAATCCGCCGCTTGAATCGGTACAAACAAGCATCAACTGGCTCCGTGAGAACGGGCACAAAGCTTAA
- a CDS encoding Gfo/Idh/MocA family protein: MSKVRVAVVGNGAIAIRRHIPEYAVNPNVEFVAFVDPVIERAQELAEKYGAKAFASYEEMLSEVKPDAVSVCTPNYLHAPVTIAAANAGAHVLVEKPMASTDEEAAAMIEAASKNGVYLMVGHNQRLMPPHVKAKEILKNGSLGRVLTFRTSFGHPGPEGWSVDGKGSWFFRQQEAIMGAMGDLGVHKSDLIRYLLDDEVAQVTGYIGTLDKEGTDVDDNATCLLRMKSGAIGTLVASWTYYKGEDNSTVFWCENGVLKIGTDPKDQIIVELRNGTVERYNVGAISTNDKQESSGVVDAFINSIVTKTAPSISGEEGRKSLAVILGAFESQATGKVINL; encoded by the coding sequence ATGAGTAAAGTTAGAGTTGCCGTTGTAGGTAACGGCGCAATTGCAATCCGTCGTCACATTCCTGAATACGCAGTAAATCCTAACGTAGAATTCGTCGCTTTCGTTGACCCGGTTATCGAACGCGCGCAAGAGCTTGCTGAGAAATACGGCGCTAAAGCTTTCGCAAGCTATGAAGAAATGCTGAGCGAAGTTAAGCCTGATGCAGTTAGCGTATGTACGCCTAACTACCTTCACGCTCCAGTAACGATTGCAGCAGCTAATGCTGGCGCACACGTACTGGTTGAGAAGCCAATGGCTTCGACTGACGAAGAAGCGGCTGCTATGATCGAAGCGGCAAGCAAGAACGGCGTATACCTGATGGTTGGCCACAACCAACGTCTGATGCCTCCTCACGTGAAGGCAAAAGAAATTCTTAAGAACGGCTCACTTGGCCGCGTTCTTACATTCCGCACGTCGTTCGGCCACCCAGGCCCGGAAGGCTGGAGCGTAGACGGCAAAGGCAGCTGGTTCTTCCGCCAGCAAGAAGCTATTATGGGCGCTATGGGTGACCTCGGCGTGCATAAATCCGATCTTATCCGCTACCTGCTTGACGACGAAGTTGCTCAAGTAACGGGCTACATCGGTACGCTGGACAAAGAAGGAACAGACGTAGACGATAACGCGACTTGCCTCCTTCGCATGAAGAGCGGCGCAATCGGTACGCTCGTTGCGAGCTGGACGTACTACAAAGGCGAAGACAACAGCACGGTGTTCTGGTGCGAGAACGGCGTTCTGAAGATCGGTACAGATCCGAAGGACCAAATCATCGTTGAATTGCGCAACGGCACAGTTGAGCGCTACAACGTTGGCGCAATCAGCACAAACGACAAGCAAGAGTCGAGCGGCGTTGTTGATGCGTTCATCAACTCGATCGTAACGAAGACGGCGCCAAGCATCTCCGGCGAAGAAGGACGCAAGTCCCTCGCGGTTATTCTTGGAGCATTCGAATCGCAAGCTACTGGTAAAGTCATTAACCTGTAG
- a CDS encoding glutathione peroxidase, which translates to MSIYDFQVNAINGSSINLSEYQGKVLLLVNTASKCAYSRQFAGLMQLYEQYKHRGFEVLAFPCNQFNAKEPGSNEEVREFCEGHFGVTFPMFEKIEVRGGQAHPLFQYLTEQAPFQGFDPRTPDGMKMESFVREKYPDIYAGNGIKWNFTKFLITSDGQLHGRYEPTTEPHELEAIIQTLLNGC; encoded by the coding sequence ATGTCTATTTATGATTTTCAAGTGAACGCCATTAATGGCAGCTCCATTAATCTGTCGGAATATCAAGGCAAGGTCCTGCTCCTTGTTAATACAGCCAGCAAGTGCGCATACTCTCGCCAATTCGCCGGACTTATGCAGCTTTACGAGCAATATAAGCATCGTGGGTTTGAAGTTCTTGCATTTCCTTGTAACCAATTCAACGCGAAAGAGCCAGGGAGTAACGAGGAAGTGAGGGAGTTCTGTGAGGGCCACTTTGGAGTGACGTTTCCGATGTTCGAGAAAATCGAGGTAAGAGGCGGGCAGGCTCATCCGTTGTTTCAATATCTGACAGAGCAGGCGCCTTTTCAAGGGTTTGATCCACGAACGCCAGATGGAATGAAGATGGAAAGCTTCGTCCGCGAGAAATATCCCGACATTTACGCGGGCAACGGAATCAAGTGGAATTTCACCAAGTTCCTCATTACTTCAGATGGCCAGCTCCACGGAAGATACGAACCAACGACGGAGCCGCATGAGCTAGAAGCAATTATTCAAACTTTGCTGAACGGCTGCTAA